A part of bacterium genomic DNA contains:
- a CDS encoding serine protease: MAVIPLSFIDSVVAIGSHPSGGNATWGASGFLYATLRGTTAGRNEYGTYLVTNRHVLDGLTDPSACVRINPKGSGPAREFPISLKRANGLPWHFGHPDPNVDVAVMPVNMQVASQAGVSAELIKSDSDVSTVSALASDGVAEGSLVYVLGFPMSLVGVARNTVIVRAGCIASMQETLTNPRVPMLVDAPIFPGNSGGPVVLRGELLAIKGTKPQMRASVIGVAASYLTYEDVACSLQTGKPRVSFTENSGLSLVFPMDCVIEAISLAESVVHKGATQPVLGTAPTTPTQNPAP; the protein is encoded by the coding sequence ATGGCAGTAATTCCGCTCTCGTTCATAGACAGCGTAGTTGCAATAGGCTCGCATCCGTCGGGTGGCAATGCGACGTGGGGTGCTTCCGGATTTCTGTATGCGACCCTAAGGGGCACGACCGCCGGCCGCAATGAGTACGGGACGTATCTTGTCACTAACCGGCACGTCCTAGACGGACTCACAGATCCCAGTGCTTGCGTGCGAATAAACCCCAAAGGCTCGGGTCCGGCAAGGGAATTCCCGATTTCACTGAAGCGGGCAAACGGCCTTCCTTGGCATTTCGGACATCCAGACCCAAACGTCGATGTGGCGGTCATGCCGGTGAATATGCAGGTTGCAAGCCAAGCAGGCGTCTCTGCCGAGCTGATCAAAAGCGACAGTGATGTGTCGACCGTCTCTGCGCTGGCTAGTGATGGAGTGGCGGAGGGGAGCCTGGTCTACGTCTTGGGATTTCCAATGAGTCTTGTCGGGGTCGCGCGGAACACAGTGATCGTGAGAGCGGGGTGCATCGCGTCCATGCAGGAAACGCTTACTAACCCCCGCGTACCTATGCTCGTCGATGCGCCGATATTCCCTGGGAACAGCGGGGGCCCGGTAGTACTGAGGGGCGAACTACTCGCGATCAAGGGTACCAAGCCACAGATGCGGGCGTCCGTGATAGGAGTAGCGGCAAGCTACCTCACATACGAAGACGTGGCCTGTAGCCTTCAGACTGGGAAGCCACGAGTGAGCTTCACGGAGAATTCCGGTCTATCTCTTGTGTTTCCTATGGACTGCGTGATAGAGGCCATCAGCCTAGCGGAATCGGTGGTCCACAAGGGGGCGACTCAACCCGTTCTAGGTACTGCGCCAACTACACCGACACAGAATCCTGCGCCGTAG
- the ffh gene encoding signal recognition particle protein: protein MFDALTDRFGQLRRKLLGFGRLTNTEISQALREVRTVLLEADVNYKVVGHFIRSVEARLKEKDVAASLKPGELINATLYQELVQLLGGTTPKLDLSANPSVISLVGLQGTGKTTFAGKLAYKLRNRRPLLVACDPKRPAASEQLRSVAERAKCDFYPVADDVVATCLSALKQASDRGNGIVVFDTAGRLHIEDELMDVLASIQDRAKPTASLLVLDGMVGQDAVSQAEQFNARLKLTGCCFTKLDGDARGGAVMSVRQVTGLPVLFVGTGEHLEDLEEFHPDRIASRILGMGDLKSLADKVQAATEGQDQRAIAEKFLKGKFDLDDFLSQLKSVKKMGNVSKLLAMIPGAGNVEIDDHEFVQVEAIIQSMTWSERHNPDIVDGSRRRRIAAGSGTTVTDVNRLLKEFDQARVLAKQMSGGRGQRLRLR from the coding sequence GTGTTTGACGCCCTGACCGACCGCTTCGGCCAGCTTCGCCGCAAGCTGCTCGGCTTCGGCCGGCTGACCAACACCGAGATTTCGCAGGCCCTGCGCGAAGTCCGGACCGTGCTGCTCGAGGCCGATGTCAACTACAAGGTCGTCGGCCACTTTATCCGGTCGGTCGAGGCCCGGCTCAAAGAGAAAGACGTCGCGGCCAGCCTCAAACCCGGTGAACTCATCAACGCCACTCTCTACCAGGAACTGGTGCAACTGCTGGGCGGGACTACCCCCAAACTGGACCTGAGCGCCAACCCCTCGGTCATCAGCCTGGTCGGGCTCCAGGGCACGGGCAAGACCACGTTCGCCGGGAAGCTCGCGTACAAACTCCGCAACCGCCGGCCTCTGCTTGTCGCCTGCGACCCCAAGCGCCCGGCCGCGTCCGAACAGCTCCGTTCGGTCGCCGAGCGCGCCAAGTGCGACTTCTACCCGGTAGCGGACGACGTGGTGGCAACCTGCCTGAGCGCACTCAAACAGGCCAGTGACCGGGGCAACGGCATTGTGGTATTCGATACCGCCGGCCGGCTCCACATCGAGGACGAACTGATGGACGTGCTGGCCTCGATTCAAGACCGGGCGAAGCCCACTGCCAGCCTGCTCGTGCTCGACGGCATGGTCGGACAGGACGCGGTCAGCCAGGCCGAACAATTCAACGCCCGGCTCAAACTGACCGGTTGCTGCTTCACCAAACTCGACGGCGACGCCCGCGGCGGCGCCGTGATGTCGGTCCGGCAAGTGACCGGGCTGCCGGTCCTGTTCGTCGGCACCGGCGAACACCTCGAAGACCTGGAAGAGTTCCACCCGGACCGGATTGCCTCCCGCATCCTCGGCATGGGCGACTTGAAGAGCCTTGCCGACAAAGTCCAGGCCGCGACCGAAGGACAGGACCAGCGTGCCATTGCCGAGAAGTTCCTCAAAGGCAAGTTCGACCTCGACGACTTCCTGAGCCAGCTCAAGAGCGTCAAGAAAATGGGGAACGTCTCCAAACTCCTGGCCATGATACCCGGAGCCGGCAACGTCGAGATTGACGACCATGAATTCGTGCAGGTCGAGGCCATAATCCAATCCATGACCTGGTCCGAACGCCACAACCCCGACATTGTTGACGGCTCAAGGCGGCGCCGCATTGCCGCGGGCAGCGGCACCACGGTCACCGACGTCAACCGCCTGCTGAAGGAATTCGACCAGGCCCGGGTGCTGGCCAAGCAGATGTCCGGTGGTCGCGGTCAACGCCTGCGCTTGCGCTAG
- the rpe gene encoding ribulose-phosphate 3-epimerase, whose product MKVSASILDCDFLHLADELAAVVAAGADAIHLDVMDGHFVPNLSFGVPLARAVRKAVTVPVHAHLMVNEPEWLIEKFLPFSDLVTFHIEPAENPGLCLEIIHSAGKAAGVSLNPNTPVESLRPLIADVQDVLVMSVYPGFGGQEFSPEAPGRIREVARLIGTTGSKATISVDGGINPNNCAAVAEAGAHWVISGSAIFHSGNYAATIKAIRGTE is encoded by the coding sequence ATGAAGGTCTCCGCCTCGATCCTCGACTGCGACTTCCTCCACCTTGCCGACGAGCTGGCGGCCGTGGTAGCGGCCGGAGCCGACGCCATACACCTTGACGTGATGGACGGGCACTTTGTCCCGAACCTCAGCTTCGGCGTGCCCCTGGCCCGGGCCGTGCGCAAGGCAGTCACGGTGCCGGTTCACGCCCATCTGATGGTCAACGAACCGGAATGGCTGATTGAGAAGTTCCTGCCATTCTCCGACCTGGTTACCTTCCACATCGAGCCCGCGGAGAACCCCGGCTTGTGTCTCGAGATAATCCACTCTGCCGGCAAGGCTGCAGGAGTATCGCTCAACCCCAACACTCCGGTCGAATCCCTGCGCCCGCTCATTGCCGATGTGCAGGACGTGCTCGTCATGAGTGTCTACCCGGGATTCGGAGGCCAGGAGTTCTCTCCCGAGGCCCCCGGCCGCATCCGTGAGGTCGCCCGCCTCATCGGTACAACGGGCTCAAAGGCGACGATATCGGTGGACGGCGGCATCAACCCGAACAACTGCGCGGCAGTAGCCGAAGCCGGCGCCCACTGGGTCATTTCCGGCAGCGCCATCTTCCACAGCGGCAACTACGCAGCAACCATCAAGGCCATAAGAGGAACCGAATAA
- a CDS encoding PASTA domain-containing protein, producing the protein MKQPRKHRSHKLRGLLIFVLVLAALVAALNWFLMPLFVRRGRETTVPSVIGMDRFAATESLLKAGLVIGEVRSVSNATVPPDRIVAQHPEPGQRVKTGRQVQLDISHGGARMKVPHVEGLTLARASALLTESGLVLAGVESLRSPTLPQGQVVSTRPAAGEDVEEGDRVSVQVASRTGSFPMPTLVGMSLASAQGVITSQGLSLGEVKRAPSDEPAGNVLVQYPEEGMTVRDLDTVNLIVAAPAGRR; encoded by the coding sequence ATGAAGCAGCCTCGCAAGCACCGAAGCCACAAGCTGCGCGGATTGCTCATCTTCGTGCTCGTTCTTGCCGCGCTGGTGGCGGCCCTGAACTGGTTCCTGATGCCGCTCTTCGTCCGCCGCGGCCGGGAGACAACCGTGCCCAGCGTCATCGGCATGGACCGGTTCGCGGCAACCGAATCTCTGCTCAAGGCAGGCCTGGTCATCGGCGAGGTGCGCAGCGTATCCAACGCAACCGTGCCCCCGGACCGCATCGTGGCCCAACACCCCGAGCCCGGACAGCGGGTCAAAACGGGACGGCAGGTACAGCTCGACATCAGCCACGGCGGGGCCAGAATGAAGGTCCCGCACGTCGAAGGTCTGACCCTGGCGCGGGCCAGCGCCCTGCTCACCGAATCCGGCCTCGTGCTGGCCGGCGTCGAGTCGCTCCGTTCTCCCACCCTGCCGCAAGGACAGGTCGTGTCGACACGGCCCGCGGCAGGTGAAGATGTGGAAGAAGGCGACCGCGTTTCGGTCCAGGTCGCCTCTCGGACCGGCAGCTTCCCCATGCCGACCCTTGTCGGCATGAGCCTGGCAAGCGCACAGGGCGTCATCACGTCGCAGGGCCTGTCTCTCGGCGAGGTCAAGCGCGCCCCGAGTGACGAACCGGCCGGCAACGTGCTGGTTCAGTACCCTGAGGAAGGCATGACGGTCCGCGACCTTGACACGGTGAACCTGATCGTGGCCGCGCCCGCCGGACGAAGGTAA
- the fmt gene encoding methionyl-tRNA formyltransferase: MRVAFFGTCDFAVPALQALVKSRHDVARVVAAPPKPSGRGRKLTPSPVEQEARALDLQVSTPANPNDPAFVTELASLRPDIAVLAAYGYILKPPLLAAPRLGFLNIHPSLLPRFRGAAPIQRALMSGEPETGVTVIALSEQIDAGDILEQVVVPVDPDETAGELSRRLSTLGARLILDAMARLQEGRANRTPQAPGLATRASKIAKSERPVDWREPASHVHNHIRALSPEPGAVTGFRGRRVVLLRSRLHAATDGGEPGRLLVLHAGLVVATGSGAVEITELKPEGSRAQTGTSFRNGHRLVEGDRFAAA; encoded by the coding sequence ATGCGGGTAGCCTTCTTCGGCACCTGCGATTTCGCGGTTCCGGCCCTTCAGGCGCTGGTCAAGTCTCGGCATGATGTCGCCCGGGTCGTTGCCGCCCCTCCCAAACCCAGCGGCCGCGGCCGGAAGCTGACGCCGAGCCCGGTTGAGCAGGAGGCCCGCGCGCTGGACCTGCAGGTGTCGACGCCGGCGAACCCGAACGACCCGGCCTTCGTCACCGAACTCGCGTCGCTGCGGCCCGACATCGCGGTCCTCGCCGCCTACGGCTACATCCTCAAGCCGCCCCTGCTGGCTGCGCCCAGGCTCGGATTTCTCAACATCCACCCGTCGCTGCTGCCTCGTTTCCGGGGCGCTGCGCCGATTCAGCGCGCGCTCATGTCCGGCGAACCGGAAACCGGCGTGACGGTCATCGCTCTGTCCGAGCAGATTGACGCCGGTGACATTCTTGAACAGGTCGTCGTTCCGGTCGACCCGGACGAGACCGCGGGAGAACTCTCTCGACGGCTGTCAACTCTCGGCGCCCGGCTGATACTGGATGCCATGGCTCGACTGCAGGAAGGCAGAGCAAACCGCACTCCCCAGGCCCCCGGGCTGGCAACCCGCGCCTCGAAAATCGCCAAGTCCGAGCGCCCTGTCGACTGGCGCGAACCGGCTTCGCATGTCCACAACCACATCCGCGCGCTGTCTCCCGAGCCCGGCGCAGTAACCGGGTTCCGCGGCCGGCGGGTCGTCCTGCTCCGCTCGCGTCTCCATGCAGCCACTGACGGCGGCGAGCCCGGCCGGCTGCTGGTGTTGCACGCCGGCCTGGTTGTCGCGACCGGCTCCGGCGCAGTCGAGATAACCGAACTGAAACCCGAAGGCAGCCGGGCTCAGACCGGCACGTCTTTCCGTAACGGCCATCGCCTGGTTGAAGGCGACAGATTCGCCGCAGCATGA